One window from the genome of Scyliorhinus torazame isolate Kashiwa2021f chromosome 3, sScyTor2.1, whole genome shotgun sequence encodes:
- the LOC140409082 gene encoding LOW QUALITY PROTEIN: dynamin-1-like protein (The sequence of the model RefSeq protein was modified relative to this genomic sequence to represent the inferred CDS: inserted 2 bases in 1 codon; substituted 1 base at 1 genomic stop codon) translates to MEALIPVINKLQEVFNTVGADIIQLPQIVVVGTQXGKSSVLESLVGRDLLLRGTGIVTQRPLILQLVNISPEEQRKAAGDDDGIDAEEWGTFHHTKHKIYSDFDEIRQEIENETERVSGGNKGISAEPIHLRIFSPHVVNLTLVDLPGLTKVPVGDQPRDIELQIKDLILRYISNPNSIILSVTAANTDMATSESLKIAREADPEGRRTLAVITKLDLMDAGTDAMDVLLGRVIQVKLGIIGIVRRSQLDINNKKIVADALKDEHAFLQKKYPSLANRNGTKHLAKTLNRLLMHHIRDCLPELKTRINVLAAQYQSLLNSYGEPVEDKSATLLQLITKFAAEYCHTIEGTAKYIETSELCGGARICYIFHETFGRTLEXEDALGGLNTIDILTAIRNATGPRPALFVPEVSFELLVKRQIKRLEEPSLRCVELVHEEMQRIIQHCSTYSTQELLRFPKLHDAIVEVVTSLLRRRLPVTNDMVHNLVAIELAYINTKHPDFADAFACSVLNSNIEEQRRNRLARDSHSLSRDKVSGKAVQVPNGNPDGATTGNWRGMLKASVSKPDEGPSEEKPRLPVAPGSPHRGPAVNFLDVRVPVSRKLSAREKRDCEVIARLIKSYFLIVRKNIQDSVPKAVMNFLVNYVKDNLQSELVGQLYKSMLLEDLLTESEVMAQRRKEAADMLKALLRASQVIAEIRETHLW, encoded by the exons ATGGAGGCGCTGATTCCCGTCATCAACAAGCTGCAGGAAGTGTTTAACACGGTCGGGGCCGATATCATCCAGCTGCCGCAGATCGTGGTGGTGGGGACCCA TGGAAAAAGCTCAGTGCTGGAGAGTCTGGTGGGAAGAGACTTGCTCCTCCGAGGTACCGGTATTGTCACTCAAAGGCCATTGATTCTGCAGCTAGTGAATATTTCCCCTGAGGAACAGCGGAAAGCAGCTGGAGATGATGATGGAATTGATGCAGAAGAATGGGGAACATTTCATCACACAAAGCACAAGATCTACTCTGACTTTGATGAAATTAGGCAAGAAATAGAAAATGAGACAGAACGAGTTTCTGGTGGCAATAAGGGTATTAGTGCTGAACCAATTCACCTTAGGATCTTCTCACCACACGTGGTTAACCTGACGCTTGTCGACCTTCCTGGATTGACAAAGGTACCAGTGGGTGACCAACCTCGAGACATAGAGCTGCAGATAAAAGATCTGATACTGCGATATATCAGCAATCCAAACTCAATCATCTTATCTGTCACTGCTGCCAATACTGACATGGCAACCTCGGAGTCACTCAAAATTGCCAGAGAGGCAGATCCAGAAGGGCGGCGAACACTTGCTGTTATCACAAAACTGGACCTTATGGATGCTGGCACTGATGCTATGGATGTGCTTTTGGGAAGAGTTATTCAAGTCAAATTAGGTATCATTGGAATTGTCAGAAGGAGTCAGCTAGACATCAACAATAAGAAAATTGTGGCAGATGCTTTAAAGGATGAACATGCTTTTCTACAAAAGAAATACCCCTCTCTTGCTAACAGAAATGGAACTAAGCATTTGGCCAAAACTTTGAATAGATTACTAATGCACCATATCCGAGATTGCTTGCCAGAGCTTAAGACCAGGATAAATGTCCTGGCTGCTCAGTATCAGTCTTTACTGAACAGCTATGGCGAACCAGTGGAAGACAAGAGTGCAACATTGCTGCAGCTCATCACGAAGTTTGCAGCAGAATATTGCCACACAATTGAGGGAACAGCAAAATACATTGAAACTTCGGAACTTTGTGGAGGAGCGAGAATATGCTACATTTTTCATGAAACATTTGGACGTACTTTAGAATAGGAAGATGCTTTGGGTGGTCTCAACACTATTGACATTCTCACTGCAATTCGAAACGCCACTGGCCCACGTCCAGCACTTTTTGTTCCCGAAGTCTCTTTTGAGTTGTTAGTGAAACGACAAATCAAACGCCTGGAGGAGCCCAGCTTGCGATGTGTTGAATTGGTCCATGAGGAAATGCAAAGGATTATACAACATTGCAGCACATACAGTACACAGGAATTGCTCCGTTTTCCAAAACTCCATGATGCCATAGTAGAGGTTGTGACATCACTATTGCGCAGGAGATTACCTGTTACTAATGATATGGTTCACAATCTGGTAGCCATTGAGCTTGCATACATCAACACAAAACACCCTGATTTTGCAGATGCCT tcgcctgtAGTGTTTTAAACAGTAACATCGAGGAGCAAAGGCGTAACCGTTTAGCAAGGGATTCACACTCTTTGTCTCGAGATAAGGTTTCAGGTAAAGCAGTTCAGGTACCGAATGGGAATCCAGATGGAGCAACAACTGGAAATTGGAGAGGCATGTTAAAAGCATCTGTATCAAAGCCAGACGAAGGACCATCTGAAGAAAAACCTAGGCTGCCCGTGGCTCCTGGCAGCCCTCATAGAGGACCTGCTGTAAATTTCCTGGATGTGCGTGTTCCTGTCTCACGTAAACTCTCCGCGCGGGAGAAGCGAGATTGTGAAGTCATCGCACGACTCATTAAGTCCTATTTTCTGATTGTGAGAAAAAACATCCAGGACAGTGTGCCAAAGGCTGTGATGAATTTCCTCGTCAATTATGTGAAGGACAATCTCCAAAGTGAATTGGTTGGTCAACTCTACAAGTCAATGTTGCTGGAAGACCTTCTTACTGAATCCGAGGTTATGGCCCAACGCAGGAAGGAGGCTGCAGACATGCTAAAGGCCTTACTACGAGCCAGCCAGGTTATTGCAGAAATACGGGAAACACATCTGTGGTGA